The Mobula hypostoma chromosome 5, sMobHyp1.1, whole genome shotgun sequence region cacttcccattcccattctgacatgtcagtccatggccttatctactgccgcgatgaggccacgctgaggttggaggagcaacaccttttattccgtctgaatagcctccaacctgatggtgtgaacatcgatttctccaacttccagtaatgctccaCCCCACACTCCACTTCtcctttttcattccccattaCCATTTCCCTCTGTCATCTCCTTATGTTCCCATAACCTCCCTCTCATGTTCCTCCCacgccctcccccacctttttctttcttccgtgaccttctgtcctcttctatcggattcccctttctccagccccttatctctttcaccaatcgacttacCAGCTTTTTATTTCACCCTTCCTCTTctagttccacctatcaccaacaACCTTGTATTTATTCTACCACTCCCCCCATCATctttctctgacttctcatcttttttaagGGCCTCAgtttgaaacgttgactgtttactcttttccatagatgctgcctggcatgctgggtttccccggcattttgtgtgtgttgccaacggaactaatctcttctgtctacacaatgtccataccttccattttcctcacaatcATGTAAACAGTGTGTttctggaaggtgggaggaaaccggagcacccggatgaaacccacacagtcatggggagaacgtacaaacccctaaTAGagaacggtgggaattgaacctgattcCTGATTGTTGAACACTGGCTGCTACTCTACCATCATAGAACCACTTTTGCCAGGACTGTCATGGTTCTGGAAGGCAGCTCAACAACCCTCCCCAGTCTTGTCAAGCAGATTTAGTGGGTGGGCAATACATGATGGTCTGATCAAAGCAAAAACTGGATGAATATACAAAGAAAGACTGTGTTGGAAGATATCGTACCATGTATAAGCACTAGAGATggtgggaatccagagcaacacacaaaaaaaactgatacaatgagtatctcaaaaaaaccctgaaaaaatgaacaaaatattgATCACATAagcacaagcgattctgcagctgctggaaatccagtgcaacacgcaccaaatactggtggaactctgcaggtcaggcagcatcaatggaaacgaACAGGGAGTTGAAATTTCGGGCTGAGAaacccccaggttgggaacacctgtccACGAGGAACTCGTCTAACACCTTGTGTGTGTTGGCCCATACATTTTCTGAGGCAAGGAAGGAGAAACATGTAAGCCTTATTGGAACTGCTTATAACTCAGGTTAAGCTACAAGGTACATACAGTTCTGATCTTGTGTCGGAGGGAGAATATGACAGCACACAGGAGATGAACGGAGGCGGGAACATTACTGTTTTGAGGAGAGAGTGTGCAGCCTGGGTTTATTTTCTTTCAGTGAAGGAGAAGTGATTGATGTTTGCACAATTAAGGGAGGCCAGATCAAGGGAAACTAGTAGAACCTGTTTCCCCTGAGAAAGGAGATACTGGAACTGGAGGCGTTTCAGAAAAGATTTGCTCAAATCATTCCTGGAATGGGAGTGTTATCCTGTCACACAGCAGATTAAAGATAGCCGTTGGTGAGGCCTGGGGCAAAGTCTGTAATTGACAGGGTGTCGGAGGGTCTGGGCTCAAGGACTGTAGGAGAGGTGAGCTGTCTTGGGTTTAGACacctgtctgtgtgagtgggttgatgggtggaaaaggagtttgttttgctattgtcttgttttgttactgttgttgcttgtgttgttcttctGAAAATTGTGGGTAAATTACGTTGTTGCTGGAATGTGGCACCCGCACACCCTCGGGTGTGTTGTTTGTTGATgctaatgacacatttcactgtatgttcatgtgataaataaatttgaatcttgaaaacCAATCAATCAATAAGTACAATGTTTAagaattcaaactcattttgaacCAGTACCTTGTTGAAAATAcagaacaggagcaggagtaggctattcagccgcCTATCCCACCTGTCATTTCCATTCGCCTTATTTCCCCTGCAACATGCTTTCTCCCCCACTTCACCCATCAGGTCACCCATCAGCTCTCCTCCTCTGACTTGCCTCCACCAGAGGTAACTTCCAGCAGCCCACAAACACGCCTTCAGCATGGGGTCAGGGAGCATCCAGAACACACGGGGAAGGGGCAATGAGCCCACACGGAGGATGTGCAAACATGATATAGGCAGGACTGGGACTTTGTATTGCACCCGGGGACATCTGAGTTGTAAGACAGCCACTCTACTCGCTGCATCACTGGCCGATCATTTCTTTTAACACCAGTAAGTTCGGGGGTTTTTAATTTTTGGGATAGAACGGAGAAAGTGGCTGGTGGGATAAAATAAGTGAAGGTGCAGACAGAGACATGCTAACCTCAATGTCCGACTGCCCCAACTATTATATAGACACCACTATTTATTACTGTCACGtgtacagtgaaaggcttctgcTTGCCTGCAAATCAAACAGATATTTCTATATGTTGCGCTAGTACAAAGGAAAACGGGATGCAGAATGTAGTGAATGAAACTTTAAATAATtgactgtttcttttttttttgtcttttgtttaAAAGGGACTAATTGATGCAGAAAAGGAGGTCTCAAAACTCAAGACCAAGCAGGGAGAGGTTCAGAAGCAGATTGCGAAATTCAGGGAGAAAATGTCCAAAGCTGACTACAGCACCAAAGTGCCTCAgaaaacacagaacatggaggTGGAGAAGGTGACGAGGGTGAATCTGAAAGTAGTTTGTGACCAGGGTCAGTTGGAGGGTTCACACGCAGGTTAACCTTGTCGATCTGGTCTGCAGTGATCGAGGGAGGTGTGGCATCTCTCACACTGGACCCTGTGGGTGGTCCCACTCAGTCCATGTGATTCACGAGACATGTCCATCAGCTGAGGATAGTCACTGGCTGAATGGTACCATAGATACTATCACCTCCCACAGCTTAAAACATACCTGAATCTGAACTTAAAGAGTGTGAGTTTTGTACATGCGGTCTGTATCAAAGAAGCTCCACATCTGACCTTTCTGAACCCCACCCTGGGAGCATGCGATGGCACGGTATAGGGAGAGATTTACTCTGTATTTTCCTTGTGTTGGCCTTTCACTGAGagtgtgtggagagagctttgcTCTGTGTACCTAACCTGGGGGTGTTTGGTGGAGCAGTGCAGAGGGATATGTTTTCCATATCGACCCTGTGCTGGGATTGTTTGTAAGCTGTGACACAGCATGCTGCTGCTTTCAAATGGCAGAGTTTCCAGTTTGAAAATTATTCTGCCAGCAGAGAGTGGCAGGAATTTGAGGAACTTGCCAAAACAATATCTGTTTCCGGTCAGTTTTAAATCCAGAACTGGTATATTTTCACTCACCTGAGATATGAAGGGATCCAGAGGTGAGATCGGTTTGGACTGTAAGACAGTTGCAACCTTTTTGAATGATGGAACGTGGCAGAGGCGCTGCGCCTCCCGCAGAGCCTCCACCTCACCTGAACATGCTTCTGCAGCACATCCTGAGCAGGATTTGATTttctcctttccttccacagttgAAGGAGAGCAAAATGGAActgcagaaagtggaggaggccatgaggAAATCTGAGAAGATGATTTGACCTGTTGAGTGCACCAGGGAGCGTGCCAGGGGTTTTAACCACTCTCCTGTGACCGTGTATGTCTGAAGGACGGCGTGGCCCTTCTATGCACCAGACCTGACTTGAGGGTGTAAACTCAGCTCTGGTGTGGACGGGTTGTTGATGGGTTAGATGAAGTGCCTGCTGTCTCCCTCCCTTAGATTCAGTTCCATTGTGCACCATTCCCCACCAATCTCTGATCTATGGGTGACAGAGTTTGGCCCATTTCCACCTGGGATGGAATGACTTGAACTCACTCTTTTCCACTTTCCCTCACTCCTGCTCTCCCTCTCAGATTAGCATTCTCTACCCCCAACTCTTcccgtttttctctctctctatctccctcctcttccctcccctttttctttctttctgcctttcttcctctttctctgtCATTACTTCACTGTTTTCCTGTGCTCCGCCCCTCTTTCccctttcattttcctctcatttcCTATCAGTTTGCTTTCTCCTTTCAATCTTTCACCTTCGCtttcttattgttttacctcagtgCCTCTTTCTCACCTTTTACCTTCCCCAAGTTCATTTCTCCAAGTTGTATGTCTGTTTGCCATactttttccctccctctcctactTCTCCATTCCCTATCCCTTTTCCTTGTGCTTGTTTACTTAGGCCATGCAGCCCTACAGGGAGAACTGGAGTCTGCCTCCCAATCACCCCACCACAAACTGTCGGCAAACTTGTGCTCTCCTGTTCTCCCCCTCCCTTGTGTTGGTCTCGAGGTTTTAAGTTTCCAGACTTCACATGAATGATCTGCTGTAGAGGTTTATGGTGACAAAGTGGTCAAGCTAAACTCATTTGGAAGAAGAGTGAGAAGGGAAGCAACAACCTTCAGTAGATATTGGCTGTGGGGAAGACGGAGCTGCCAGTAATTGCcatgtgggggaggggacagtAGGAATTGGTTAGCTGTCAATCTTTATTCTAATTACCAGGATGTCAGGATCGAACCCGGGTCTGGAACCATATTGCAGGGTCTCTGTCTGCTGCACCAGTGAAACACGAGGCATTTTTCAGAGGAGTGGGCTTGGATTTCAAACCCCTCCCCCCTCAGTTTATCGAGATAATAGTTTGTGGCTCATGGCTGTGAACATACACCAGCTGCCATCTGCATCCCTGGGAGTTTGCAGAAAATCTTTTACGGGCACTCTTGCCTTTGCAGTGACAGGCTGGACTCCAATTCCAGTGCCAGCTGTCTCCCTATGACCAAGTCTATGTTTTGGGATCTCCACTGCAGGTGGCCAATAGACCGAAGTTAGCATTTGAAGGAAGAAAGTGGAATTAATTCCACACCCAGATCTTTCCCTTACTTGTTCTTTTCACCTTTCTGTTAAGATTAGTGTCCAATATCCCTCACCGTAACCTGGCTCCCTTTACAACTGTCTGAAAGTGGAGGTCGGTTTGGCTTGGAAAGAATTTGTGTTCCTCTGAACACCTCAAGGCAGAAAAAAAACCCTGAAAATTTATTGATGGACTCCCTCACATTGATATGTTTTTGCATCATTAACTGACTGCCCAGTATTGCAGTGAGTTGCAGCCACGTCAGTCTGTGACAGTCTCCACGTTGCTCTGGTTGTATAGGATCTCGATTCAGTTATTCCCATCTTGTTTCCCCGCATCACCAACCCCCAATCCTTTTTCTCCCCACCCACTGTCCTGTTTATTTGCTTCTTCTCAGCATTCATACACCCTCCTCCCACTGTGAGTAGACACACCGGCCATTATATAAGAATATATTAAATAGCAGCAGGAGgaagccatctggcccgtcgtgcctgctctgctattcaataagatcatggctgatcttccccaccccacccctctcctccatctcccaaTTTAGAGCCAGCATGGGTTTAAATAAAAGAagatgtttgataaggtgccacatctgaggctgcttaacaagatataaTTCTACGGCATTACAGAAAAGGTACCggaatggatagaggaatggctgacaggcatgaGTCAGTGACTGGAAATAatagaggccttttctggttggcggtCAATGTCTAGTAGTGTTCGTCAGGGGTCAGCATTGGGACCGCCAATTTTcaaattgtttgtcaatgatttggataatgttaTTGGTGGCTtctggcaaggtttgcagataatacggagataggtggaggaataTAGCGCTGAGGAAGCAAGGTGATTGCAGCAGGcttcagacaaattggaagaatgggcaaaaagtgtcagatggaatacagtgttggggaaTGTATGATAATGCCTTTTGGTAAAATGAACAATAGTACGGAATATTATCTAgaaggggagaaggttcaaacatcaaaggtgcaaaggaattTCGGAGTCCCTGTACAAGGCTCCCAGAGGGTTAACTTTGTCACGGACCCCGTGAaagggataaagaaccagcagagatggaaaacactttggagtctcgtattgttaaaaactaataatatttattagtaaccatgcaatacagtaatataaatgtaaataaatcaaacaggttagcaatgattatatatcaaagtaagtgtggaatatatatgtatgaaaaaaccaaacttctttaagtctaggggtaaaaagatacagtcttacgatgttgagtgaagttcagttcagttcagtttgtggtatttagttgaatagtgatggggagagagagtgagttgagtcttcaggtgagatgatgctgtcgatcttctcgtcgtccttcgaaatccttcacaagtcaccggcTGCGACTTTAgccagggggaccggtcttcctgtggtggagctatcacccaggtgagggtggacacatagacaactccctaccagtcaaccccttctccttcaattggaatagcaatttggatcaatccgccagattgatcctccaaaacccactttctctgcgggcacaacaatgctcattcagcgTCCAGAacatgtgtcctgaggtctgtatcatctgacctcccatttatttctccAGGTTGAGCATCACctatcattcaaagagtccctccctccttcgtctgtaaaggagtgcacaagcaggcaacctgtccttggaagtaacatcaataaccagctgaaaatcataacatcgagtgttcaccgccttcggtcaccatagcaactttcgcgctgcttggtgctgtctccaactccaaactcagtaaaaatccaaagctACTTCCAattccttaaagtgacagtccaactgttaatcttcgtctctctctctctcttcaaaagcaacatatcagtggtaaataactgtcactctctcctttccaaacaaaccatcaatgatgaatgtctctctccaaacagttaataggggcactcctggatcccctcacactccccttcctcaggGAAAAGAAATTGTCGAAGACGATTTTTTTTATATGTCCATCACAGGGTTTTAAACAATACAGGGAATAAAAACATCAGATGACAAAGCAAAAATGGTTACAGTTTTcaacttaacatctggataacTAGTCAACTATAACATTGTCAGTACCTTttacatgtttgatttttaagtcacctt contains the following coding sequences:
- the LOC134346112 gene encoding valine--tRNA ligase-like, with product MLKGLIDAEKEVSKLKTKQGEVQKQIAKFREKMSKADYSTKVPQKTQNMEVEKVTRLKESKMELQKVEEAMRKSEKMI